In a single window of the Cherax quadricarinatus isolate ZL_2023a chromosome 86, ASM3850222v1, whole genome shotgun sequence genome:
- the LOC138855248 gene encoding uncharacterized protein has protein sequence MGRVQLLVPLALLGFLAIAGVDAQDCPNKFRQVGARCLHVSNAIFEDPTFRPVTWGVGRNLCKNMTDAKWTVDLLSNFDVNFLRLVSLNIHNNYPDLSKGYYIYWIGGEYLNDQWQWLDGTPIDPHSYIWLMNCPRINPTGSHTMLVPAGPGGKRQYTNEYGPQNVGPSFICEAKSKK, from the exons ATGGGTCGAGTTCAGCTGCTGGTGCCTCTGGCTCTGCTGGGATTCCTTGCAATCGCAGGAGTTGATG CACAGGACTGTCCCAACAAGTTTAGACAAGTCGGGGCCAGGTGCTTGCACGTAAGCAATGCCATCTTTGAGGACCCAACCTTCAGGCCAGTGACTTGGGGTGTTGGCCGTAACCTGTGCAAAAACATGACTGATGCCAAATGGACTGTCGACTTACTTTCAAACTTTGACGTCAACTTCCTACGCCTTGTTAGCCTGAATATACACAACAACTACCCTG ATTTATCTAAAGGCTATTATATCTACTGGATTGGTGGTGAATACTTGAACGATCAGTGGCAATGGCTTGACGGAACACCCATTGATCCTCATTCCTACAT CTGGTTAATGAATTGTCCAAGAATCAATCCAACGGGAAGTCACACCATGCTAGTCCCAGCTGGGCCAGGCGGCAAGCGGCAGTACACTAATGAGTATGGACCGCAAAATGTTGGTCCTTCTTTTATATGTGAGGCTAAGTCTAAGAAATAG